The Scylla paramamosain isolate STU-SP2022 chromosome 39, ASM3559412v1, whole genome shotgun sequence genome includes a window with the following:
- the LOC135092151 gene encoding zinc finger protein 493-like isoform X1 produces the protein MEGLHVPYPGKYHKVSQTAAVGTQTIIHHPTGFYPNYNIQDNSIPNVVSNPLQNPIQNPTALSIKEANNLLDADKPYECERCGKRYAQKSHLTSHIQWHNKEKNYECKICDKRFSMESHLNGHMLEHSREKKYECEICGKRFTMENYLTSHMHAHITEKKYECEICDKRFAMQNHLNSHMLVHCMDRKYECEICRKRYTQRSHLNSHMLKHSKEKNHECLLCGKRYNMESHLKSHMLVHNDQDKKFECMVCGKRFHMEVQLTSHMVTHNEDRKFECPQCDKRFTLELHLNSHMMVHNTEKKFECLLCHKRFTMESHLVSHMLVHNEKRFECEICGKRFNMESHLNSHILVHTVEKNFECEICNKRFAMENHLTSHMLVHSEDKKYECHVCQKRFNMEWHLTSHMLVHNEDRKYECELCGKRFTMESHLNSHMLVHNEKKYECPLCTKRFNMESHLRSHMLVHNEKKFACMLCSKRFLMEAHLNAHMLVHSEDKNFECNVCGKRFNMECHLNSHMLVHNTDKNFECQICNKRFNMESHLNSHMLVHNEKKFECPLCSKRFNMESHLNSHMLVHSDKNFECDVCGKRFSQSSHLNSHRFVHSQEKKYECQVCRKRFHQESHLTSHMFVHSEDKAFECEECGKRFGQEIHLNSHRFTHSGKKTEYQQIMTNYVNNHKYMSDEDKQHQCNVCGKRFIHENHLNIHKFVHKEEKKYACDICGKRFSHEAYLSSHRYVHNEKRFECNQCGKRFSHESYLNSHSFVHNERREVNFQKPQIPVVQKEQNTHVQVQQQEKKPFECDENGKMLIQQTYQPPYAYAQWEHVRTLWSL, from the coding sequence ATGGAAGGGTTGCATGTTCCCTACCCTGGAAAATATCACAAAGTAAGTCAAACTGCAGCTGTCGGAACTCAGACTATCATCCACCACCCAACTGGTTTTTACCCTAACTACAACATTCAGGATAACTCCATCCCTAATGTAGTGTCTAATCCTCTGCAAAACCCCATTCAGAACCCAACTGCACTATCCATAAAGGAAGCAAACAATCTCCTGGATGCTGACAAACCCTATGAGTGTGAGCGGTGTGGTAAACGATACGCTCAGAAGAGTCATCTTACCAGTCATATCCAGTGgcacaacaaagaaaagaactaTGAGTGCAAAATATGTGACAAGCGTTTTTCTATGGAGAGCCACCTTAATGGCCACATGCTTGAGCACAGCCGTGAAAAGAAGTATGAATGTGAAATATGTGGTAAGCGATTTACTATGGAGAACTATTTGACAAGTCATATGCACGCCCACATCACAGAGAAGAAGTACGAGTGTGAGATTTGCGATAAACGTTTTGCAATGCAGAATCACTTGAACAGTCACATGCTAGTGCATTGTATGGACCGCAAGTACGAGTGTGAAATTTGCCGGAAGAGATACACCCAACGTAGTCACCTAAATTCTCACATGTTAAAGCACAGCAAGGAAAAAAACCACGAGTGTCTTCTTTGTGGCAAGCGATACAACATGGAGAGTCACCTTAAGAGCCACATGCTTGTTCACAATGaccaggacaagaagtttgagtgTATGGTATGTGGTAAGAGGTTTCACATGGAGGTGCAGCTCACCAGTCACATGGTAACACACAATGAAGATCGCAAATTTGAGTGTCCTCAGTGTGACAAACGTTTCACTCTTGAACTGCACCTCAATTCTCATATGATGGTGCATAATACCGAGAAGAAATTTGAATGTCTGCTTTGCCACAAACGCTTCACCATGGAGAGCCACTTGGTGAGTCACATGTTGGTGCACAATGAGAAACGTTTTGAATGTGAGATTTGTGGCAAGCGGTTCAATATGGAGAGCCACTTGAACAGCCACATCTTGGTGCACACTGTGGAGAAGAATTTTGAGTGTGAGATTTGCAATAAGCGTTTTGCCATGGAGAACCACCTCACCAGCCACATGTTGGTGCACAGTGAGGACAAGAAGTATGAGTGTCATGTGTGTCAGAAGCGCTTCAACATGGAGTGGCACCTCACCAGCCACATGTTGGTTCACAATGAGGACCGTAAGTATGAATGTGAGCTGTGTGGCAAACGCTTCACTATGGAGAGTCACCTTAACTCTCACATGTTGGTGCACAATGAGAAGAAGTATGAGTGCCCTCTGTGTACCAAGCGCTTCAATATGGAGAGTCACCTGAGGAGCCACATGTTGGTACACAATGAGAAGAAGTTTGCATGTATGTTATGCTCTAAGCGTTTCCTCATGGAGGCCCATCTTAATGCACACATGCTGGTGCACAGTGAGGATAAGAACTTTGAATGCAATGTATGTGGCAAACGCTTTAACATGGAGTGCCATCTCAACAGCCACATGCTGGTCCACAATACTGACAAGAATTTTGAATGCCAAATATGCAACAAGCGCTTTAATATGGAGAGCCACCTTAATTCCCACATGCTAGTACACAATGAGAAGAAGTTTGAGTGTCCCCTGTGTAGTAAAAGATTCAACATGGAAAGTCACCTCAACAGTCACATGCTCGTGCATAGTGACAAGAACTTTGAGTGTGATGTGTGTGGGAAACGGTTCAGCCAGAGCAGCCACCTCAACAGTCATCGGTTTGTCCACAGCcaggagaaaaaatatgaatgccAGGTGTGCCGGAAGCGGTTTCACCAGGAAAGCCACCTGACCAGCCACATGTTTGTCCACTCAGAGGATAAGGCATTTGAGTGTGAGGAGTGTGGAAAGCGGTTTGGGCAGGAGATTCACTTGAACAGCCACCGGTTCACTCACAGTGGGAAGAAGACAGAGTATCAGCAGATCATGACTAATTATGTCAATAACCACAAGTACATGAGTGATGAAGACAAGCAGCACCAGTGCAATGTTTGTGGCAAGCGGTTCATTCATGAGAACCACCTcaacattcataaatttgttcacaaggaggaaaagaagtatgCCTGTGACATCTGTGGCAAGCGCTTCTCCCATGAAGCATACCTGAGCAGCCACCGCTATGTCCACAATGAGAAACGCTTTGAGTGTAATCAGTGTGGAAAACGTTTTTCCCATGAGAGCTACTTGAACAGCCACAGCTTTGTGCACAATGAACGGAGAGAAGTTAACTTCCAAAAACCACAGATACCAGTGGTTCAGAAGGAACAGAATACTCACGTCCAAGTGCAGCAACAAGAAAAGAAGCCCTTTGAATGTGATGAAAATGGGAAGATGTTAATCCAGCAGACATATCAGCCTCCTTATGCCTATGCCCAGTGGGAACATGTGCGAACGTTGTGGTCATTGTAA
- the LOC135092151 gene encoding zinc finger protein 117-like isoform X2: protein MMEGLHIPHPGKFHNVNQASLVFNQQPFVHSSVPLYGNYPIQSEVDTKDIVEKSNDEKPYDCDRCSRSFAQKSHLTSHMLWHDKEKNFECPTCGKRFTMESHLNGHLQEHNREKLFKCELCDKRFAMENYLNSHMLVHVTEKKYECKVCEKKFSMENHLNSHMLVHNLEKKYECSKCHKRYSQKSHLNSHMLKHSTDKRYECTLCGKKFNMENHLNSHMLVHSEEKRYECMLCGKRFLMENHLNSHMLVHSEEKKFECSLCDKRFNMESHLNSHMLVHNSEKKFECLLCGKRFSMESHLNSHMLVHNERRFECTLCGKRFYMEIHLNAHMVMHNADKNFGCEVCGKSFLLEAHLNSHMLVHSTERKYQCMLCTKSFNMESHLNSHMLVHNEKKFECVLCGRRFNMISHLNSHMLVHSEKKFECDICGKRFKQNSHLNSHRFVHTQEKNYECEICRKRFAQQSHLSSHRFVHLQEKRFECEVCGKRFMQELHLNSHRYMHNEEVKLECQEWGKRFTQKSQVNGQIIVHADEKKFECEDCGKKFAQKSHLNSHKFVHREQKRYSCDVCGKRFSQESYLSSHRFVHSEEKKFECEVCKKRFTHESYLNSHRYVHSDRKANDFVEFAAKQSRIASDQLSTSSSSTTTTNSVQVQTDKKPFEYEDNGKLLLQQTYQPPYAYAQWEHVRTLWSL from the coding sequence ATGATGGAAGGACTACACATTCCACATCCAGGAAAGTTTCACAATGTAAATCAAGCCAGTCTAGTGTTTAATCAGCAGCCGTTTGTACATTCTAGCGTGCCTCTGTATGGCAACTACCCTATTCAGAGTGAAGTAGACACAAAGGACATAGTAGAAAAGAGCAATGATGAAAAGCCATACGACTGTGACCGGTGCAGCCGGAGTTTTGCCCAGAAAAGTCACCTCACCAGTCACATGCTATGGCACGACAAGGAGAAAAACTTCGAGTGTCCCACCTGTGGCAAGCGCTTTACTATGGAAAGTCACCTCAATGGCCACCTGCAGGAACACAACAGGGAGAAGCTGTTCAAGTGTGAGCTGTGCGACAAGCGATTTGCTATGGAAAACTACCTGAACAGTCATATGCTGGTACATGTTACTGAGAAGAAGTACGAGTGTAAAGTTTGTGAGAAGAAGTTTTCTATGGAAAATCACCTGAACAGTCATATGCTTGTGCACAATCTGGAGAAGAAATATGAATGTAGTAAGTGTCACAAAAGGTACAGCCAGAAAAGTCACCTGAACAGTCATATGTTAAAGCACAGCACCGACAAGCGGTATGAGTGTACACTATGTGGGAAAAAGTTTAATATGGAGAATCACCTAAACAGTCATATGCTTGTTCATAGTGAAGAAAAAAGGTACGAGTGTATGTTATGTGGCAAGCGCTTTCTTATGGAAAATCACCTTAATAGCCATATGCTAGTtcacagtgaagaaaaaaagtttgagtgTTCCTTGTGTGATAAGCGTTTTAACATGGAGAGTCACCTAAACAGTCATATGCTTGTGCACAATAGTGAGAAAAAATTTGAGTGTCTTTTATGTGGCAAACGATTTAGCATGGAGAGCCACCTGAACAGCCACATGCTGGTCCACAATGAACGACGGTTTGAGTGCACACTTTGTGGCAAGAGGTTTTACATGGAGATACACCTCAATGCTCACATGGTAATGCATAATGCCGATAAAAACTTTGGATGTGAGGTGTGTGGAAAATCTTTCCTGTTGGAGGCACATCTTAACAGCCACATGCTAGTACACAGCACAGAGAGGAAGTACCAGTGCATGTTGTGCACTAAGAGTTTCAACATGGAGAGCCACCTTAACAGTCACATGTTGGTGCACAATGAGAAGAAGTTtgagtgtgtgctgtgtggtcGGCGCTTCAACATGATAAGCCACCTCAACAGCCATATGCTGGTGCACAGTGAGAAGAAATTTGAATGTGACATCTGTGGCAAACGCTTCAAGCAGAACAGTCACCTCAACAGCCACCGCTTTGTGCATACACAGGAGAAGAACTATGAGTGTGAGATCTGCCGTAAGCGTTTTGCCCAGCAGAGCCACCTGAGCAGTCACCGCTTTGTCCACCTACAAGAGAAACGGTTTGAGTGTGAGGTATGCGGCAAGCGTTTCATGCAGGAGCTCCATCTGAACAGCCACCGCTATATGCATAATGAGGAAGTGAAGCTAGAATGCCAAGAGTGGGGCAAACGTTTCACCCAGAAGAGCCAAGTCAATGGACAGATTATTGTTCATGCTGATGAGAAAAAGTTTGAATGCGAGGACTGTGGGAAGAAGTTTGCTCAGAAGAGTCACCTCAATAGTCACAAGTTTGTGCATAGGGAGCAGAAGCGTTActcttgtgatgtgtgtggcaAGCGCTTCTCACAGGAGAGCTACCTAAGCAGCCACAGGTTTGTgcacagtgaagaaaagaagtttGAGTGTGAGGTGTGCAAGAAGCGCTTCACTCATGAGAGTTACCTGAACAGTCACCGCTATGTGCACAGTGATCGAAAAGCCAATGACTTTGTGGAATTTGCAGCCAAGCAATCTCGCATTGCCTCAGAccagctctccacctcctcctcttccacaaccaccaccaacagtgtCCAAGTCCAGACTGACAAGAAGCCTTTTGAGTATGAGGATAATGGAAAGCTCCTACTGCAGCAGACATACCAGCCACCCTATGCCTACGCCCAGTGGGAACATGTGCGAACTTTGTGGTCATTGTAG